A genomic region of Arachis stenosperma cultivar V10309 chromosome 9, arast.V10309.gnm1.PFL2, whole genome shotgun sequence contains the following coding sequences:
- the LOC130951021 gene encoding protein IQ-DOMAIN 19-like has product MGKAGKWLRNFLTGKKEREKEKVKDKCGGNATSLNSSNGTENPTTPNSTTPKEKRRWSFRRSSATSTSTPTTPSKELNFAESNVTASQTPQAAATTDIPLDDEQKKHAMAVAAATEAAADAAVAAAQAAAAVIRLASGSNGTAEEAAAIKIQSVFRSYLARKALCALRGLVKLQALVRGHLVRKQAKATLRCMQALVTAQARARVQRIRIASSEGKSYQKQSSFRNTTEEDLYAQVYNEMERGMEENIKIVEMDVCESKGNSRSRSSSVHKFPAYYSKEENLKVSPAPSALTEFSPRACSGHFEDCFSTAQSSPQCYSAASGADDSKHPFSFPRPGYGEVMSYDYPLFPNYMANTESSRAKVRSHSAPKQRPDSFERQLSRRRASVEGRNVPRPVRMQRSSSHVGATNPWSAIKLDRSSVSLKDSECGSTSTVLTNTNYCRSLVAYHHHGDR; this is encoded by the exons ATGGGGAAGGCAGGGAAATGGCTTAGAAACTTCTTGACAGGgaagaaagaaagggaaaaggAGAAGGTGAAGGACAAATGTGGTGGTAATGCAACAAGCCTGAATTCTTCAAATGGAACAGAAAATCCAACCACTCCAAATTCCACAACCCCAAAGGAGAAAAGGAGATGGAGCTTTAGAAGATCATCTGCCACATCCACATCCACAccaacaacaccttccaaggAATTGAACTTTGCAGAATCAAATGTCACTGCTTCACAGACACCACAAGCTGCTGCCACCACAGATATTCCTCTGGATGATGAGCAGAAGAAGCATGCCATGGCTGTGGCTGCTGCCACGGAGGCAGCAGCTGACGCGGCAGTGGCTGCAGCTCAGGCTGCGGCTGCTGTGATCCGCTTGGCTTCTGGTTCCAATGGAACAGCTGAAGAGGCTGCAgccatcaaaattcaatctgtCTTTAGGTCCTACTTG GCAAGAAAAGCATTGTGTGCTCTCAGAGGACTAGTGAAGTTGCAGGCTCTGGTAAGGGGTCACTTGGTGAGAAAACAGGCCAAGGCAACACTGAGATGCATGCAGGCTTTGGTGACAGCACAGGCTAGAGCTCGTGTTCAGAGGATCCGAATTGCATCATCAGAAGGGAAGTCTTATCAGAAGCAATCAAGTTTCAGAAACACTACAGAGGAAGATTTATATGCTCAAGTGTATAAT GAAATGGAGAGAGGCATGGAAGAGAACATCAAGATTGTGGAGATGGATGTCTGTGAATCAAAAGGAAACTCTAGAAGCAGAAGCAGCAGTGTGCATAAATTTCCAGCATATTATTCAAAGGAAGAAAACTTGAAGGTATCACCAGCTCCATCAGCCTTAACAGAGTTTAGTCCAAGAGCATGTAGTGGACACTTTGAGGACTGCTTCAGCACAGCACAGAGCAGCCCTCAATGCTACTCGGCCGCGTCTGGAGCTGACGATTCGAAGCATCCCTTCTCCTTCCCTAGGCCAGGCTATGGTGAGGTGATGTCCTATGACTACCCTTTGTTTCCAAATTACATGGCCAACACAGAATCATCAAGGGCCAAAGTGAGATCACACAGTGCACCAAAGCAAAGGCCTGATTCATTTGAGAGGCAGCTGAGCCGGCGAAGAGCTTCTGTGGAAGGAAGGAATGTGCCAAGGCCTGTGAGGATGCAGAGGTCATCTTCACATGTAGGTGCCACTAATCCATGGTCAGCAATCAAGCTTGATAGGTCCTCAGTTTCACTCAAGGACAGTGAGTGTGGATCAACAAGTACAGTCCTCACAAACACTAATTACTGCAGATCCCTTGTTGCATATCAT CATCATGGAGATAGGTAG